One genomic window of Thermus islandicus DSM 21543 includes the following:
- a CDS encoding 23S rRNA (pseudouridine(1915)-N(3))-methyltransferase RlmH has product MRLRVVAVGRPRLAYARLGVEEYAARIRRYAPLELFYVREERELLPKAEGHRRVVLDERGKLFTTEAFSRLLRSFEGERVAFLVGGAEGHPEAVRRGADVLLALSPLTLQHELALLVLLEQLYRVLTLRAGHPYHRP; this is encoded by the coding sequence GTGCGCCTGCGGGTGGTGGCGGTGGGCAGGCCCAGGCTGGCCTACGCCCGCCTGGGGGTAGAGGAGTACGCGGCCCGCATCCGGCGCTACGCCCCCTTGGAGCTCTTCTACGTGCGGGAGGAAAGGGAACTCCTCCCCAAGGCCGAGGGCCACCGGAGGGTGGTCCTGGACGAGCGAGGGAAGCTTTTCACCACGGAGGCGTTCTCCCGCCTCCTCCGCTCCTTTGAGGGGGAGCGGGTGGCCTTTCTGGTGGGGGGGGCGGAGGGGCACCCCGAGGCGGTGCGGCGGGGGGCGGACGTGCTCCTTGCCCTTTCCCCCCTCACCCTCCAGCACGAGCTGGCCCTCCTGGTGCTTTTGGAGCAGCTCTACCGGGTCCTCACCCTAAGGGCGGGGCACCCCTACCACCGACCATGA
- a CDS encoding metallopeptidase family protein, whose product MTYEAFVKLVERLWDEIPEDFKRGLQGVHVFPEAKPEPGLPGVWRLGEYLDPGPPSAFGGFEGLGRHIALYYGSFQRVAGKGFKWEEEVWETLLHELRHHLESLAGRDDLVQEDLKRLDAFRRGGLPEEG is encoded by the coding sequence ATGACCTACGAGGCCTTCGTGAAGCTGGTGGAGAGGCTCTGGGACGAGATCCCCGAGGACTTCAAAAGGGGCCTCCAGGGGGTGCACGTCTTCCCCGAGGCCAAGCCCGAGCCGGGCCTTCCCGGGGTGTGGCGGCTCGGGGAGTACCTGGACCCTGGTCCGCCCTCGGCCTTTGGGGGATTTGAAGGCCTCGGGCGGCACATTGCCCTCTACTACGGCTCCTTCCAAAGGGTGGCGGGGAAGGGGTTTAAGTGGGAGGAAGAGGTGTGGGAAACCCTCCTCCACGAGCTTAGGCACCACCTGGAGTCCCTGGCGGGGCGGGACGACCTCGTGCAGGAGGACCTCAAGCGCCTGGACGCCTTTCGCCGGGGCGGGCTTCCGGAGGAAGGGTAG
- a CDS encoding DUF2203 domain-containing protein, which translates to MFVRIFTKEEADALLPELRRVLGEMRQAREELKEAQKRLPEARGLLRRALEEEARFLLGTLEADARYLASLGVFLKDLDRGLVDFPARLGGEVVFLCWQEGEPEVAHYHPLSGGYAERRPLSQESPTLPPEARPGERRPGA; encoded by the coding sequence ATGTTCGTCCGGATCTTCACCAAGGAAGAGGCGGACGCCCTTCTGCCCGAGCTTAGGCGGGTTCTCGGGGAGATGCGCCAGGCCAGGGAGGAGCTCAAGGAGGCGCAGAAGCGCCTTCCCGAGGCGCGGGGGCTTTTGCGGCGGGCCCTGGAGGAGGAGGCCCGCTTCCTCCTCGGCACCCTCGAGGCCGACGCCCGCTACCTGGCCTCCCTGGGGGTCTTCCTCAAGGATCTGGACCGGGGCCTGGTGGATTTCCCCGCCCGCCTTGGGGGCGAGGTGGTCTTCCTCTGCTGGCAGGAGGGGGAGCCCGAGGTGGCCCACTACCATCCCCTCTCCGGGGGCTATGCGGAGCGCAGGCCCCTTTCGCAGGAAAGCCCTACCCTTCCTCCGGAAGCCCGCCCCGGCGAAAGGCGTCCAGGCGCTTGA
- a CDS encoding biotin--[acetyl-CoA-carboxylase] ligase, whose amino-acid sequence MGGLLDLLDETYRSGEALARQLRVSRAAVSKEAKRLQAEGYPVEVSRKGYRILPGTPLPHLFQPPGRLGRPYRYLGRVGSTQDVLRAWAEEGVPEGALVLAEVQERGRGRRGRAWESRPGASLTFSLLLRPTLPLAALSLLPLLAGLALFEAVGVGGLKWPNDLLAPDGRKLAGVLLEAKAEGEEVIYALLGVGMNVAWAPEGAASLQEFLALSRKEVLEGFLLHLEALLPLLEDPQALLARYRQASCTLGRKVRVHTPRGVVEGLAEDVLPDGSLLVGGRRVGAGEVELLPLIE is encoded by the coding sequence ATGGGCGGGCTTTTGGACCTATTGGACGAGACCTACCGGAGCGGGGAGGCCCTGGCCCGGCAACTTCGCGTAAGCCGGGCGGCGGTCTCCAAGGAAGCGAAGCGGCTTCAGGCGGAAGGCTATCCGGTGGAGGTCTCCCGCAAGGGCTACCGCATCCTCCCCGGGACTCCCCTGCCCCACCTTTTCCAACCCCCGGGGCGCCTGGGGAGGCCCTACCGCTACCTGGGCCGGGTGGGGAGCACCCAGGACGTCCTAAGGGCCTGGGCGGAAGAAGGGGTCCCCGAGGGGGCCTTGGTCCTGGCCGAGGTGCAGGAAAGGGGGCGGGGCCGCCGGGGAAGGGCCTGGGAGAGCCGCCCCGGGGCGAGCCTCACCTTCTCCCTCCTCCTCAGGCCCACCCTGCCCCTCGCCGCCTTAAGCCTCCTTCCCCTCCTCGCCGGCCTCGCCCTCTTTGAGGCGGTGGGGGTGGGAGGGCTCAAGTGGCCCAACGACCTCCTCGCCCCGGACGGAAGAAAACTCGCCGGGGTCCTCCTCGAGGCCAAGGCGGAGGGGGAGGAGGTGATCTACGCCCTTCTGGGCGTGGGGATGAACGTGGCCTGGGCCCCGGAGGGAGCGGCCTCCTTGCAGGAGTTCTTGGCCCTCTCCCGCAAGGAGGTGCTGGAGGGCTTCCTCCTCCACCTCGAGGCCCTCCTCCCCCTCCTGGAAGACCCCCAGGCCCTCCTCGCCCGCTACCGCCAGGCCTCCTGCACCCTGGGCCGAAAGGTCCGGGTGCACACCCCGAGGGGCGTGGTGGAGGGCCTGGCGGAGGACGTCCTCCCCGACGGGAGCCTTCTGGTGGGCGGGCGGCGGGTGGGGGCGGGGGAGGTGGAGCTCCTGCCCCTAATTGAGTGA
- a CDS encoding glucose-1-phosphate thymidylyltransferase, whose translation MKGLILAAGRGTRLRPLTHTRPKPVIRVAGRPIIHYAVENLKEAGVAEIGVVVSPETEKDIREALLGYPVRYILQEEPQGLAHAVAVAGEFLRGSPFVLYLGDNLFQRGIRPYLEAFREGVSAVLALVRVENPRQFGVAVLEGERIVRLLEKPKDPPSDLAVAGVYVFTPEVLEVIQDLKPSARGEYEITDAIQGLIDRGRRVVGVEVEGWWKDTGRPQDLLDANRLLLEELAPRVEGEVEESALTGRVVVEKGARVVRSTVIGPAFIGEGAVVEEAYVGPFTSVGPGARVVRSEVEYSILEDHALLENVGLRLQESLLGVGAEVKSRNGLPRAHRLILGDLSQVELA comes from the coding sequence ATGAAGGGGCTGATCCTGGCCGCAGGGAGGGGAACGCGCCTCCGCCCCCTCACCCACACCCGGCCCAAGCCCGTGATCCGCGTGGCGGGAAGGCCCATCATCCACTACGCCGTGGAAAACCTGAAGGAGGCCGGGGTGGCGGAGATCGGGGTGGTGGTCTCCCCGGAAACGGAGAAGGACATCCGTGAGGCCCTCCTTGGCTACCCCGTCCGCTACATCCTCCAGGAGGAACCCCAGGGCCTGGCCCACGCGGTGGCGGTGGCCGGGGAGTTCCTCCGGGGAAGCCCCTTTGTCCTCTACCTGGGGGACAACCTCTTCCAGCGGGGGATCCGGCCCTACCTGGAGGCCTTCCGGGAGGGGGTGAGCGCCGTCTTGGCCCTGGTGCGGGTGGAAAACCCAAGGCAGTTCGGGGTGGCCGTCCTGGAAGGGGAAAGGATCGTGCGCCTGTTGGAAAAGCCCAAGGACCCCCCCTCGGACCTGGCGGTGGCGGGGGTGTACGTCTTTACCCCGGAGGTGCTGGAGGTGATCCAGGACCTGAAGCCCTCTGCCCGGGGGGAGTACGAGATCACCGACGCCATCCAAGGCCTTATTGACCGGGGGCGGCGGGTGGTGGGGGTGGAGGTGGAGGGCTGGTGGAAGGATACGGGCCGGCCCCAGGACCTCCTGGACGCCAACCGGCTCCTCCTGGAGGAGCTTGCCCCCAGGGTGGAGGGGGAGGTGGAGGAGAGCGCCCTCACCGGCCGGGTGGTGGTGGAAAAGGGAGCCAGGGTGGTGCGAAGCACCGTCATCGGGCCGGCCTTCATCGGGGAGGGGGCGGTGGTGGAGGAGGCTTATGTGGGGCCCTTCACCTCCGTGGGCCCGGGGGCGCGGGTGGTGCGCTCGGAGGTGGAGTACTCCATCCTCGAGGACCACGCCCTCCTGGAAAACGTGGGCCTCCGCCTGCAGGAGAGCCTCCTGGGGGTGGGGGCCGAGGTGAAAAGCCGCAACGGCCTCCCCCGGGCCCACCGGCTCATCCTGGGCGACCTCTCCCAGGTGGAACTCGCCTAG
- a CDS encoding class I SAM-dependent methyltransferase: MSSALTRVAYAYDRLRAYPPEVAGRIATGIANALQARGEEPTLLELGVGTGRIALPLIARGYRYIALDSNPAMLEVFRQKAAGVMRKVRLLLADARDIPLPAEEVHGVIVVHLWHLLPDWPRALAEALRVLKPGGALLEGWDQVEAEAECRLQARWQALVAEEGFSVARGVHRRRLAEVEEALRRLGLRPKTREVVAWREERTPREALEALRERLYSFTQGVPKEVHERAMARLALWAEAEFGDLDRPFPVEKRFFLRVSRLT; this comes from the coding sequence ATGTCCAGCGCCCTCACCCGGGTGGCCTACGCCTACGACCGCCTCCGGGCCTACCCGCCGGAGGTGGCGGGCCGCATCGCCACGGGGATCGCCAACGCCCTCCAGGCCAGGGGTGAGGAGCCTACCCTCCTCGAGCTCGGCGTGGGCACGGGGCGGATCGCCCTGCCCCTCATCGCCCGCGGGTACCGCTACATCGCCTTGGACAGCAACCCGGCCATGCTGGAGGTCTTCCGGCAGAAGGCGGCGGGGGTGATGCGCAAGGTGCGCCTTCTCCTGGCGGACGCCCGGGACATTCCCCTGCCCGCGGAGGAGGTGCACGGGGTGATCGTGGTCCACCTGTGGCACCTCCTTCCCGACTGGCCCCGGGCCCTGGCCGAGGCCTTGAGGGTGCTGAAGCCGGGCGGGGCCCTCCTCGAGGGCTGGGACCAGGTGGAGGCCGAGGCGGAGTGCCGCCTGCAGGCCAGGTGGCAGGCCCTGGTGGCCGAGGAGGGCTTTTCCGTGGCCCGGGGGGTGCACCGGAGGAGGCTTGCCGAGGTGGAGGAGGCCCTGAGGCGGCTTGGCCTCAGGCCCAAGACCCGGGAGGTGGTAGCCTGGCGGGAGGAACGCACGCCGAGGGAGGCCCTCGAGGCCTTGAGGGAGAGGCTCTACTCCTTTACCCAGGGGGTGCCTAAGGAGGTCCACGAGCGGGCCATGGCGAGGCTTGCCCTTTGGGCGGAGGCGGAGTTCGGCGATCTGGACCGTCCCTTTCCCGTGGAAAAGCGCTTTTTCCTGCGGGTTTCCCGCCTGACCTGA
- a CDS encoding secondary thiamine-phosphate synthase enzyme YjbQ, with amino-acid sequence MKRIRVRTPKEGLVNITRAVEGVLEGHTGLVYLFVPHTTCGLTVQEGADPDVAHDLLLRLSGLAPKAHPQDRHAEGNSHAHLKSLLTGVYLLLPAEGGRLSLGRWQQVFLAEYDGPREREVWVRLL; translated from the coding sequence ATGAAGCGGATCAGGGTGCGCACGCCCAAGGAGGGCCTGGTGAACATCACCCGGGCGGTGGAGGGGGTTTTGGAGGGCCACACGGGCCTGGTCTACCTCTTCGTGCCCCACACCACCTGCGGCCTCACCGTGCAGGAGGGGGCGGACCCCGATGTGGCCCACGACCTCCTCCTGCGCTTGAGCGGGCTTGCGCCCAAGGCCCATCCCCAGGACCGCCACGCCGAAGGGAACAGCCACGCTCACCTGAAAAGCCTCCTCACCGGGGTGTACCTCCTGCTTCCGGCGGAAGGGGGGCGCCTGAGCCTGGGGCGCTGGCAACAGGTCTTTCTGGCGGAGTACGACGGGCCTAGGGAGCGGGAGGTCTGGGTGCGGCTCCTCTAG
- a CDS encoding RelA/SpoT family protein: MVVREALWAQLEASLAYLSPEEQEKVREAYTFAEEAHRGQLRKSGEPYITHPVAVAEILASLRMDADTVAAGLLHDTMEDSGVPGEELERRFGPTVRRLVEGETKVSKLYKLANLEGEERRAEDLRQMFIAMAEDVRIIIVKLADRLHNLRTLEHLPPEKQRRIAQETLEIYAPLAHRLGMGQIKWELEDLSFRYLYPEAYQALLSRLQETQEARERLVRRAMEVLEGALGRDELLQAQIQGFEITGRPKHLYSIWKKMEREGKALEQIYDLLAVRVILDPKPSPTEAARGLREKQVCYHVLGLVHALWQPIPGRVKDYIAVPKPNGYQSLHTTVIALEGLPLEVQIRTREMHRVAEYGIAAHWLYKEGLTDPEEMRRRVSWLKNIQEWQQEFSSSREFVEAVTRDLLGGRVFVFTPKGRIINLPKGATPVDFAYHIHTEVGHHMVGAKVNGRIVPLSYELQNGEIVEILTAKNARPSKGWLEFAKTRTAKSKIRQYFRAQERQEILERGQGLLERYLKRKGLPKPTDSQLEEAAKRLGLTPSPEELYLALALNRFTPKQVAEKIYPKALLKPEKPKPPPKNAWGIRLDQDLEAPIRLASCCEPMKGDSILGFVTRGRGVTVHRADCPNLRRILQGPEADRVIGAYWEGVGGKVATLEVLAQDRAGLLRDVMQVVAEAGKSALGSETRILGPKARIRLRLTVGDGEREALVQALKGVKSVEEVRWV; encoded by the coding sequence GTGGTCGTCCGCGAAGCCCTTTGGGCCCAACTGGAAGCGAGCCTCGCCTACCTCTCCCCAGAGGAGCAGGAGAAGGTGCGGGAGGCCTACACCTTTGCCGAGGAGGCCCATCGGGGGCAGCTGAGAAAAAGCGGGGAGCCCTACATCACCCACCCCGTGGCCGTGGCCGAGATCCTGGCCTCCTTGCGCATGGACGCGGACACCGTGGCCGCGGGCCTCCTCCACGACACCATGGAGGACTCCGGGGTGCCGGGGGAGGAGCTGGAGAGGCGCTTCGGTCCCACGGTGCGCCGCCTTGTGGAGGGGGAGACCAAGGTCAGCAAGCTCTACAAGCTGGCCAACCTCGAGGGCGAGGAGAGGCGGGCCGAGGACCTCCGCCAGATGTTCATCGCCATGGCGGAGGACGTGCGCATCATCATCGTGAAGCTGGCGGACCGGTTGCACAACCTCCGCACCCTGGAGCACCTGCCCCCCGAGAAGCAGCGGCGCATCGCCCAGGAAACCCTGGAGATCTACGCCCCCTTGGCCCACCGCTTGGGGATGGGCCAGATCAAGTGGGAGCTGGAGGACCTGTCCTTCCGCTACCTCTACCCGGAGGCCTACCAGGCCCTCCTCTCCCGCCTCCAGGAGACCCAAGAGGCCCGGGAGCGCCTGGTGCGGCGGGCCATGGAGGTGCTGGAGGGCGCCTTAGGGAGGGACGAGCTCCTCCAGGCCCAGATCCAGGGCTTTGAGATCACGGGCCGCCCCAAGCACCTCTACTCCATATGGAAGAAGATGGAGCGGGAGGGCAAGGCCCTGGAGCAGATCTACGACCTCCTGGCGGTGCGGGTCATCCTGGACCCCAAGCCGAGCCCCACGGAGGCGGCCCGGGGCCTGCGGGAAAAGCAGGTCTGCTACCACGTCCTGGGCTTGGTCCACGCCCTCTGGCAACCCATCCCGGGGCGGGTGAAGGACTACATCGCCGTGCCCAAGCCCAACGGCTACCAAAGCCTCCACACCACGGTCATCGCCCTGGAGGGCCTGCCCCTGGAGGTGCAGATCCGCACCCGGGAGATGCACCGGGTGGCCGAGTACGGCATCGCCGCCCACTGGCTCTACAAGGAGGGCCTCACCGACCCCGAGGAGATGCGGCGGCGGGTCTCCTGGCTGAAGAACATCCAGGAATGGCAGCAGGAGTTCAGTAGCTCCCGGGAGTTCGTGGAGGCGGTGACGCGGGACCTTTTGGGGGGCCGGGTCTTCGTCTTCACCCCCAAGGGGCGGATCATCAACCTGCCCAAGGGGGCCACCCCCGTGGACTTCGCCTACCACATCCACACCGAGGTGGGGCACCACATGGTGGGGGCCAAGGTCAACGGCCGCATCGTCCCCCTCTCCTACGAGCTGCAAAACGGGGAGATCGTGGAGATCCTCACCGCCAAGAACGCCCGCCCCTCCAAGGGCTGGCTGGAGTTCGCCAAGACCCGCACCGCCAAGAGCAAGATCCGCCAGTACTTCCGCGCCCAGGAGCGCCAGGAGATCCTGGAGCGGGGTCAGGGCCTCCTGGAGCGCTACCTGAAGCGGAAGGGCCTGCCCAAGCCCACGGACAGCCAACTGGAGGAGGCGGCCAAAAGGCTGGGCCTCACCCCGTCCCCCGAGGAGCTCTACCTGGCCTTGGCCCTGAACCGCTTCACCCCCAAGCAGGTGGCGGAGAAGATCTACCCCAAGGCCCTCCTCAAGCCGGAAAAACCCAAGCCTCCCCCCAAGAACGCCTGGGGCATCCGGCTGGACCAGGACCTCGAGGCCCCCATCCGCCTGGCCTCCTGCTGCGAGCCCATGAAGGGGGACAGCATCCTGGGCTTCGTCACCCGGGGCCGGGGGGTCACGGTCCACCGGGCGGACTGCCCCAACCTGCGCCGCATCCTCCAGGGCCCCGAGGCCGACCGGGTCATCGGGGCCTACTGGGAGGGGGTGGGGGGCAAGGTGGCCACCCTCGAGGTCTTGGCCCAGGACCGGGCCGGGCTCCTCCGGGACGTGATGCAGGTGGTGGCCGAGGCGGGGAAAAGCGCCTTGGGCTCGGAGACCCGCATCCTCGGGCCCAAGGCCCGCATCCGCCTCCGCCTCACCGTGGGGGATGGGGAACGGGAAGCCCTGGTCCAGGCCCTCAAGGGCGTGAAGAGCGTGGAGGAGGTCCGCTGGGTCTAG
- a CDS encoding mechanosensitive ion channel family protein: MAPWLEVALVLLLAWFLGRYGARALNALGRLTPQEGESRFFRLLSLLWWGGVALAALSYLAHALGLPHEPFRSWGRGLSLWLGRQGLTALAILALTLLGYRLVPLLLRGLPEPEGEAHTREAVRRRTLRAVSESALKVAVVGMGGLLFLANLGLNVTALLAGAGVAGLALSLAAQNLVRDLINGFLILLEDQYGVGDIVQIGGVGGQVERFTLRLTVLRDLEGRVHFFPNSEVRQVTVLTQEWSRAVVDVGVAYKEDLDRVLEVFRDEALRLYEDPGWQERFTAPPEVLGVQNLADSGVVIRVLFSTKPAEQWAVAREFRRRIKNRLDREGIEIPYPHRKVYLEEASRPGKEV; the protein is encoded by the coding sequence ATGGCGCCTTGGCTGGAAGTGGCCCTGGTCCTCCTCCTGGCCTGGTTTCTGGGCCGCTACGGGGCCCGGGCCCTGAACGCCCTGGGCCGCCTCACGCCCCAGGAGGGGGAGAGCCGCTTCTTCCGGCTCCTTAGCCTCCTCTGGTGGGGGGGGGTGGCCCTGGCCGCCCTCAGCTACCTGGCCCACGCCTTAGGCCTCCCCCACGAGCCCTTCCGCTCCTGGGGCCGGGGGCTTTCCCTCTGGCTGGGAAGGCAGGGGCTTACCGCCCTCGCCATCTTGGCCCTCACCCTCCTGGGCTACCGCCTGGTGCCCCTCCTCCTCCGGGGCCTGCCCGAGCCCGAGGGCGAGGCCCACACCCGGGAGGCGGTGCGCAGGCGGACCCTCAGGGCCGTCTCCGAGTCGGCGCTCAAGGTGGCGGTGGTGGGAATGGGAGGGCTTCTCTTCCTCGCCAACCTGGGCCTCAACGTCACCGCCCTCCTGGCGGGGGCGGGCGTGGCGGGGCTTGCCCTGAGCCTGGCCGCCCAGAACCTGGTCCGGGACCTCATCAACGGCTTTCTCATCCTCCTAGAGGACCAGTACGGGGTGGGGGACATCGTGCAGATCGGCGGCGTGGGCGGCCAGGTGGAGCGCTTCACCCTGCGCCTCACGGTGCTCCGCGACCTGGAAGGAAGGGTCCACTTCTTCCCCAACTCCGAGGTGCGCCAGGTGACCGTCCTCACCCAGGAGTGGAGCCGGGCGGTGGTGGACGTGGGGGTGGCCTACAAGGAGGACCTGGACCGGGTCCTCGAGGTCTTCCGGGACGAGGCCCTCCGCCTCTACGAGGACCCCGGGTGGCAGGAGCGCTTCACCGCGCCCCCCGAGGTCTTAGGGGTGCAGAACCTGGCGGACTCCGGCGTGGTCATCCGGGTCCTCTTCAGCACCAAACCCGCCGAGCAGTGGGCCGTGGCCCGGGAGTTCCGCCGCCGCATCAAAAACCGCCTGGACCGGGAGGGCATAGAGATCCCCTACCCGCACCGGAAGGTCTACTTGGAGGAGGCCTCGAGGCCGGGCAAGGAGGTGTAG
- the hemQ gene encoding hydrogen peroxide-dependent heme synthase — MEGHTPEPTHTLEGWHVLHDFRLLDFPRWRKASPLEREAAWEELRGLLAEWRRVEEEGRGAFGVYQVITKKADLLFLNLREGLDALLNLEAALNRSLLAEYLLPAYGFYSVVELGSQEKPLNPESPYVRSRLTPEVPKSGYICFYPMNKRRQGQDNWYLLPAKERARLMRAHGETGRKYQGKVVQVISGAQGLDDWEWGVDLFSEDPIQFKKIVYEMRFDEVSARYGEFGPFYVGRYLDEGALARFLGVS, encoded by the coding sequence ATGGAAGGGCATACCCCTGAACCCACCCACACCCTCGAGGGCTGGCATGTCCTCCACGACTTCCGCCTTTTGGACTTTCCCCGCTGGCGCAAGGCCTCCCCCCTGGAGCGAGAGGCCGCCTGGGAGGAGCTTCGCGGCCTCCTCGCCGAGTGGCGGCGGGTGGAGGAGGAAGGCCGGGGAGCCTTCGGCGTCTACCAGGTGATCACCAAAAAGGCAGACCTCCTCTTCCTGAACCTGAGGGAGGGCCTGGACGCGCTTTTGAACCTGGAGGCCGCCCTCAACCGGAGCCTCTTGGCGGAGTACCTCCTTCCCGCCTACGGCTTCTACTCCGTGGTGGAGCTGGGAAGCCAGGAGAAGCCCCTGAACCCCGAGTCCCCCTACGTCAGGTCCCGCCTTACCCCGGAGGTGCCCAAGTCGGGCTACATCTGCTTCTACCCCATGAACAAGAGGCGCCAAGGGCAGGACAACTGGTACCTGCTCCCCGCCAAGGAGCGGGCCCGGCTCATGCGGGCCCACGGGGAGACGGGCCGGAAGTACCAGGGGAAGGTGGTCCAGGTGATCAGCGGGGCCCAGGGCCTGGACGACTGGGAGTGGGGGGTGGACCTTTTCAGCGAGGACCCCATCCAGTTCAAGAAGATCGTCTACGAGATGCGCTTTGACGAGGTTTCGGCGCGCTACGGCGAGTTCGGGCCCTTCTACGTGGGCCGGTACCTGGACGAAGGGGCCCTTGCCCGTTTCCTGGGCGTAAGCTAG
- the ruvA gene encoding Holliday junction branch migration protein RuvA, which translates to MIRYLKGQVLKKGEGGFLLLVGGVGFFLQAPSPFLQALKEGEEVAVHTHLRLQEEGLALYGFPEEESLALFDLLLSVSGVGPKVALALLSALPPRLLARALAEGDLRLLTSASGVGKRLAERLALELKGKVPPQLLAGEKVESEAAEEAVLALAALGFKEGQARAIVLELLSRNPKARAQELIKEALKRLR; encoded by the coding sequence ATGATCCGCTACCTCAAGGGGCAGGTGCTCAAGAAGGGGGAGGGGGGGTTCCTCCTCCTCGTGGGGGGGGTGGGGTTTTTCCTCCAGGCCCCAAGCCCCTTCCTCCAGGCCCTAAAGGAGGGGGAGGAGGTGGCGGTCCACACCCACCTCAGGCTCCAGGAGGAGGGCCTCGCCCTCTACGGTTTCCCCGAGGAGGAAAGCCTCGCCCTTTTTGACCTCCTCCTCTCCGTGAGCGGGGTGGGGCCCAAGGTGGCCCTCGCCCTCCTCTCCGCCCTCCCCCCCAGGCTCCTCGCCCGGGCCCTGGCGGAGGGGGACCTGAGGCTCCTCACCTCGGCGAGCGGGGTGGGGAAAAGGCTTGCGGAGCGCCTTGCCCTGGAGCTCAAGGGGAAGGTGCCCCCCCAGCTCCTCGCCGGAGAGAAGGTGGAAAGCGAGGCCGCGGAGGAGGCCGTCCTGGCCCTGGCCGCCCTCGGCTTCAAGGAGGGGCAGGCGAGGGCCATCGTCCTGGAGCTCCTAAGCCGAAACCCCAAGGCCCGGGCCCAGGAGCTCATCAAGGAGGCCCTGAAGCGCCTCCGCTAG
- a CDS encoding enoyl-CoA hydratase/isomerase family protein has translation MVLKERQGSVLVLTLNRPERLNALTGELLDALHAALEEASGDKEVRALLLTGAGKAFSAGQDLLEFGEAKPDYEAHLRRYNRVVEALAGLEKPLVVAVNGAAAGAGMSLALWGDLRLAAKEASFTPAFVRIGLVPDSGMSFLLPRLVGLAKAQELLHLSPRLSAEEALALGLVHRVVPGERLMEEALGLARTLAEGPTRAYALTKKLLLETYRLSLTEALALEAILQGEAGRTLDHEEGVRAFREKRPPRFQGR, from the coding sequence ATGGTCCTGAAGGAGCGCCAAGGAAGCGTTTTGGTCCTCACCCTGAACCGGCCCGAAAGGCTCAACGCCCTCACCGGGGAGCTTCTTGACGCCCTCCACGCCGCCCTGGAAGAAGCCAGCGGGGACAAGGAGGTGCGCGCCCTCCTCCTCACGGGGGCAGGAAAGGCCTTCTCCGCGGGGCAGGACCTTTTGGAGTTCGGCGAGGCGAAGCCCGACTACGAGGCCCACCTCCGCCGCTACAACCGGGTGGTGGAGGCCCTGGCGGGCCTGGAGAAGCCCCTGGTGGTGGCCGTGAACGGGGCGGCCGCGGGGGCGGGCATGAGCCTCGCCCTATGGGGGGACCTGCGCCTCGCGGCAAAGGAGGCGAGCTTCACCCCCGCCTTCGTCCGCATCGGCCTGGTGCCGGACTCGGGGATGAGCTTCCTCCTGCCCCGCCTGGTGGGCCTGGCCAAGGCCCAGGAGCTCCTCCACCTCTCCCCCAGGCTTTCGGCAGAGGAGGCCTTGGCCCTGGGCCTGGTCCACCGGGTGGTGCCCGGGGAGCGCCTCATGGAGGAGGCCTTGGGCCTGGCCCGGACGCTGGCGGAGGGCCCCACCCGGGCCTATGCCCTCACCAAGAAGCTCCTCCTGGAGACCTACCGCCTCTCCCTCACGGAGGCCCTGGCCCTCGAGGCCATCCTCCAGGGCGAGGCGGGGCGCACCCTGGACCACGAGGAAGGGGTGAGGGCCTTCCGGGAGAAGCGCCCGCCCCGGTTCCAGGGGCGATGA